Proteins from a single region of Candidatus Babeliales bacterium:
- a CDS encoding methyltransferase domain-containing protein, whose product MLKILKPKIFHLHLLVQFFLLFSYIMSNQSNHHFAWNGENYDKVSSFQYKAGVEAIESFNLCGDEKILDIGCGNGKTAALCARKLTSGSLTAIDASSSMINFALEHYGNTSNLTFLLQDVVTMSFDQEFDLVYSLFCLHWVKDQEIAMKNIAKSLKPGGKAVLYISLPNKFNKTFKDEFNKIINSTLWSPYKDLLHYNHFPIPKKTWFKYAKNNNFEVKFKTIQDSNFYENYDKFKQRYIAYGLGAEILQVMGHEIGNQFVDCYLENVYKTLGLTKEQSIVWKMDILILILSTQH is encoded by the coding sequence ATGTTGAAAATTTTAAAACCAAAAATATTCCATCTGCATCTTTTAGTGCAATTTTTTTTATTGTTTTCTTATATTATGAGCAACCAATCAAATCATCACTTTGCTTGGAATGGTGAAAATTATGACAAGGTTTCATCATTCCAATATAAAGCCGGTGTAGAAGCGATAGAATCGTTCAATTTGTGCGGCGATGAGAAAATTTTAGATATCGGATGTGGCAATGGAAAAACTGCTGCTTTATGTGCTAGAAAATTAACATCCGGTTCATTAACAGCAATCGACGCATCTTCTAGCATGATAAATTTTGCACTCGAGCATTATGGAAATACCTCAAATTTAACTTTTTTGCTGCAAGATGTTGTTACTATGTCCTTTGATCAGGAATTCGACTTAGTATATTCGCTATTTTGTTTACACTGGGTTAAAGATCAAGAAATTGCTATGAAAAATATTGCAAAAAGCCTTAAGCCTGGTGGCAAAGCAGTTTTGTATATTTCACTGCCAAACAAATTTAATAAAACTTTTAAAGACGAATTTAATAAAATAATAAACTCTACTCTTTGGAGCCCTTATAAAGACCTTTTGCATTATAATCATTTTCCAATTCCAAAAAAAACATGGTTTAAATATGCAAAGAATAATAATTTTGAAGTAAAGTTCAAAACTATCCAAGATAGCAATTTCTATGAGAACTACGATAAATTCAAGCAAAGATATATAGCTTATGGTTTAGGAGCAGAAATACTCCAGGTTATGGGGCACGAAATTGGCAATCAGTTTGTCGATTGCTATCTTGAAAATGTTTATAAAACCTTGGGTTTAACTAAGGAGCAATCTATCGTATGGAAAATGGATATATTAATTCTCATACTATCGACACAACATTAA
- a CDS encoding MC/SLC25 family protein, with protein sequence MLQGLLSGGTIVLTTQPFMVLITKLYANLKKEKYKHGFDAAYKILRNEGVRGFYKGCGYRAMGIIAALPVINASRDFFNKRIS encoded by the coding sequence TTGCTGCAAGGCTTGCTTTCTGGTGGAACTATTGTACTAACAACTCAGCCTTTTATGGTACTTATTACAAAGCTTTATGCTAATTTAAAAAAAGAAAAATATAAACATGGCTTTGATGCTGCATATAAAATTTTACGCAATGAAGGAGTGCGAGGATTTTATAAAGGTTGTGGCTATAGAGCAATGGGCATAATTGCAGCTTTACCAGTAATAAATGCTTCTCGTGATTTTTTTAATAAAAGAATAAGTTAA
- a CDS encoding YncE family protein — MGSGNGTTVSVVNLNTNTITGTITVGQAPASLAIAPDGTMVYTINYVNGNPGTGTMSIIRTSDNTVVGTITGFFGPFGITITPNGNYAYVTNFGSNNFSPISGGIAPNVVSGTTVSVVNLSSNMIVATITLGNQPAGVAITPDGRFVYVTNYNTFYLGPNFTNLTPGPGTVNIIDVCTNTVLCPEIIVGSSPSAIAISPDGKRAYVTNYSSNNVSVINIVDNMWLNLSCG; from the coding sequence GTGGGTAGTGGGAATGGGACTACTGTAAGCGTAGTAAATTTAAATACGAATACCATTACTGGAACTATTACTGTAGGGCAGGCTCCGGCATCATTAGCAATAGCACCTGATGGTACAATGGTATATACAATTAACTATGTAAATGGTAATCCGGGTACTGGTACCATGAGTATCATACGTACATCTGATAATACTGTAGTTGGAACCATAACAGGTTTTTTTGGTCCATTTGGTATCACAATTACGCCCAATGGTAATTATGCGTATGTAACTAATTTTGGGAGTAATAACTTTTCACCGATATCAGGAGGAATTGCTCCTAATGTAGTTTCTGGAACAACGGTAAGTGTTGTAAACTTAAGTTCTAATATGATAGTGGCAACTATTACACTAGGAAATCAACCAGCAGGTGTTGCAATTACACCAGATGGTCGTTTTGTGTATGTGACTAATTACAATACGTTTTATCTTGGTCCAAATTTTACCAATTTAACTCCGGGTCCAGGAACAGTGAATATTATCGATGTGTGTACCAATACAGTATTATGCCCTGAAATAATAGTTGGCTCATCGCCAAGTGCAATTGCGATTTCACCAGATGGTAAACGCGCATATGTGACTAATTATAGTTCTAATAATGTGAGCGTGATTAATATTGTTGATAACATGTGGCTTAATTTGTCTTGTGGCTAG